The Argiope bruennichi chromosome 9, qqArgBrue1.1, whole genome shotgun sequence genome contains a region encoding:
- the LOC129985291 gene encoding uncharacterized protein LOC129985291, protein MSGGFQTVLISTPTTPVTSSNNCLDASASDLNKTSDQENPGTLLETHMLLKRESSPDVAVGSPSFIIEQPPSQTALQSIDADYNSNSFNFSYDGSFSLSPQQSVDMKDLEKTDAASVILSSQPLSNSSLSTGSNASPKSFMAVGINETKSDKMISGFDGRMDGLSPLSVIAVSAYQDAGHPSPNVPSSILSRTHVLRFHPSGDTMLSALNYNDSDMLQEGGFDVPSSHTFSTLDGLLGTTGTGSMRLPDLLDGDMNQEAYIETGQDLQLSPQAFHNNGETFAVRESSPLTGLPDNIQIKTEIPDTPCESTNTLIVEKLKVKARPIKATSPSRPGTQPCPTCGKVFSNSSALTKHKLTHSDERKYVCQLCAKAFKRQDHLNGHMLTHRNKKPFECDAEGCGKSYCDARSLRRHKENHHSNTSSTTLTTTLSSQVSVIPGLAHLGFNSLQTSFPASVITSASTPAFTESTLANRIQYAPPPTTSHANRASSSTSESLSRTVSSSVVSSVMPTATSHLQFLTFQQQQQASTKGQQQLASSSPKNTTRSDSNTVLSSWQSQTINTGALLLAQNFGASQSVGQANQSAQLLTRSFDSSTNEQGNSSGSDMSQSQLLGMKMDSKKTDLMSQDSKEQTQLEQTVLSEACFEVVNSSTGTKQLVALTPQGSMNLQYDSNPGTVRLQDGGDSVFSRSSMQIMKIETSDQSSNTSSVPTTPTAKEATNGPQLGSPLLQQLLNQQHGEVSSASINTSRSEHSLLSSLSDQQKQSVTQPSSVLMSSWSQVPFTGNSVVSTSRFGNQDPKPVECSLCQRKFKNVPALNGHMRLHGGYFKKENEAKKNEKKNNSSNQPLHTASNNVRALIEEKINQKRSFIPQATVQTATLETSQSQAQTFDFQSNQITTEPQNNFIPQPSPILSPVTQETTVFNNFPTTSQVSDLDALSLNLQTCDILKKLDLKEQFRVPHPPIEKHRRHSDSDHFILPKRPCATFTNSALADLLRNRVVAKRTCRTGSDPGEPLNMEAALSDFTDSFSDLPKFASSLNNAMDTDLADHNLTAITPEDAALPVLSAEDIPEAQPMIMNMRDIPDLDSHCNVFFDGSNNDLGVGQSFPEISVSELEMMQFASIVTSTATLTTEIKPVNGGKIRTGDDSNDDDVFLSPTSLPTSPMKHKKKRRPEPIYIPPYVNTSNFHSRLRSPRRLDMKNSDQKNLSPPPYTPPPMLSPVRSGSGLFWHILSGSGSLTPKSAPITPSFGLARKASIGETSPEVEEEFTEVPESDSVPHVNIGSNYQAKIPPFNRNFKDALLVKHKADKVWDPSTMNSITEEEVEMYLDLSCCALVSGGGRNKEYALHLLHVCKGNIKDAILSLIDSKPKLPPHHPLLTFQYSENDKWSPDEIEAYHQGLLKCDKDFFSIAKEIPTKTVKQCIQFYYLWKKVCPDEYKRIRLIRRRKEQESLIYNLRSKEEAQEKEEKNNKRSVSPSTTTGRKNENASEKQVNGSVTTSKSDRKTSNHGNSTVSTSTYNGSAVSSTYDFTIDSLEEFPCKICGKVFSKVKSRSAHMKSHRQPENEKKRYES, encoded by the exons ATGTCGGGTGGTTTTCAGACAGTCTTGATCTCAACTCCCACCACCCCTGTTACTTCCTCAAATAATTGTCTTGATGCTTCTGCCTCAGATCTCAACAAAACATCTGATCAAGAGAATCCAGGAACTTTATTGGAAACCCACATGTTGCTGAAAAGAGAGAGCTCACCTGATGTTGCTGTAGGCAGTCCAAGTTTCATTATTGAACAGCCACCATCACAGACAGCGCTGCAGAGCATTGATGCTGATtacaattcaaattcttttaatttttcctatg ATGGAAGTTTCTCTCTTTCACCGCAACAAAGCGTGGACATGAAAGACCTTGAAAAAACAGATGCTGCCAGTGTCATCCTCTCTAGCCAGCCTTTAAGCAACTCCTCCTTATCTACTGGATCCAATGCCAGTCCAAAGTCATTCATGGCAGTGGGCATTAATGAGACCAAAAGTGATAAAATGATCTCTGGTTTTGATGGCAGAATGGATGGACTGTCTCCCTTGTCAGTGATAGCTGTCTCTGCATATCAGGATGCTGGTCACCCAAGTCCCAATGTACCTAGCAGCATTCTTTCAAGGACTCATGTGCTGCGCTTTCACCCAAGTGGTGATACTATGCTCAGTGCGTTGAATTATAATGATTCTGATATGTTGCAGGAAGGTGGCTTCGATGTACCCTCCAGTCATACTTTTAGCACTCTTGATGGTTTATTAGGTACCACTGGTACAGGAAGTATGAGATTACCTGATTTACTTGATGGAGACATGAACCAAGAGGCATATATAGAAACAGGCCAAGATTTGCAGTTGTCTCCACAAGCTTTTCACAATAATGGTGAGACTTTTGCTGTACGAGAAAGCTCCCCTCTGACTGGATTACctgataatattcaaattaagacTG aaataccaGACACTCCTTGTGAAAGTACGAACACattaatagttgaaaaattaaaagtaaaagctCGTCCTATCAAAGCAACATCCCCAAGTCGTCCTGGTACTCAGCCATGTCCCACTTGTGGCAAAGTATTCAGTAATTCTAGTGCTCTTACCAAGCACAAATTGACTCATAGTGATGAAAGAAAGTATGTGTGCCAGTTATGTGCCAAAGCTTTTAAAAGACAAGATCATTT GAATGGTCATATGCTTACTCACCGAAACAAAAAACCATTTGAATGTGATGCAGAAGGGTGTGGGAAGAGCTACTGCGATGCAAGATCATTGAGAAGACATAAAGAAAATCACCATTCCAATACATCATCTACAACTTTAACCACCACTTTAAGTAGCCAAGTGTCTGTGATACCTGGTTTAGCACACTTGGGATTCAATTCTCTACAGACATCTTTCCCTGCTAGTGTCATTACTAGTGCCTCCACTCCTGCTTTTACTGAATCTACATTGGCCAACAGAATACAGTATGCACCTCCGCCAACAACGTCTCATGCAAACCGTGCATCATCTTCAACTAGTGAGAGCCTCTCAAGAACTGTTAGTAGCTCTGTGGTGAGCTCTGTGATGCCCACAGCTACTTCACATTTGCAGTTTCTAACattccaacaacaacaacaagcaTCCACCAAAGGACAACAGCAATTAGCCTCTTCATCACCGAAGAACACCACTCGTTCAGACAGTAACACTGTCCTTTCCTCCTGGCAATCACAGACAATCAACACTGGTGCTTTGCTCCTCGCACAAAATTTTGGAGCTTCACAATCCGTTGGTCAGGCAAATCAATCTGCCCAGCTATTAACCAGGAGCTTCGACTCATCCACCAATGAGCAAGGGAATTCTTCAGGATCTGACATGTCCCAATCTCAGCTATTAGGTATGAAGATGGATTCTAAAAAAACAGACTTAATGTCTCAAGATTCCAAAGAGCAGACCCAGCTAGAACAAACTGTGTTATCTGAGGCCTGTTTTGAAGTGGTAAACTCATCAACAGGAACAAAACAATTAGTAGCCCTTACACCTCAAGGTTCAATGAATCTTCAGTATGATTCAAATCCAGGGACAGTTAGACTTCAGGATGGTGGTGATTCTGTTTTTTCAAGATCCTCAATGCagataatgaaaattgaaacatcTGATCAAAGTAGCAATACGTCTTCTGTTCCCACAACTCCAACTGCAAAGGAAGCTACAAATGGTCCTCAGTTAGGAAGTCCATTGCTTCAGCAATTACTGAACCAACAGCATGGTGAAGTTAGTAGTGCAAGTATCAATACTTCTCGTTCTGAACACTCATTGCTGTCCTCATTGAGTGATCAACAGAAACAGTCAGTTACTCAACCATCTTCAGTTCTAATGTCTTCATGGTCACAG gTACCATTTACAGGAAACAGTGTGGTCTCCACATCTCGCTTTGG cAACCAAGATCCAAAGCCAGTTGAATGCAGTTTGTgccaaagaaaattcaaaaacgttCCTGCATTAAATGGTCACATGCGACTACATGGAGGTTATTTCAAAAAG gaaaatgaagccaaaaagaatgaaaagaagaataattCTTCAAATCAACCATTGCATACTGCTAGTAATAATGTCAGAGctcttattgaagaaaaaattaatcagaaacgTAGTTTTATTCCACAGGCAACTGTACAAACTGCTACTCTGGAAACCAGTCAGTCACAGGCTCAAACATTTGATTTTCAATCAAACCAAATTACCACTGAACCACAGAACAATTTCATCCCTCAGCCTTCTCCTATCCTAAGTCCAGTTACTCAGGAAACAACTGTTTTCAACAATTTCCCCACTACTAGTCAGGTCTCTGATCTCGATGCCCTTAGCTTAAACCTACAAACCTGTGATATTCTCAAAAAATTAGATCTCAAAGAACAGTTTCGTGTGCCACATCCTCCAATTGAAAAGCACCGGCGGCATTCTGACTCTGATCATTTTATACTTCCCAAACGACCATGCGCTACTTTCACTAATAGTGCTTTGGCTGATCTCCTGCGTAACCGAGTAGTAGCCAAGCGCACTTGCAGGACAGGCTCTGATCCTGGAGAACCATTAAATATGGAGGCTGCCCTTTCAGACTTTACTGATTCATTTTCTGACCTTCCCAAATTTGCATCATCCCTCAACAATGCCATGGATACAGATCTCGCTGATCACAACCTCACTGCCATAACACCTGAGGATGCTGCTTTGCCTGTCTTATCAGCTGAAGACATACCAGAAGCACAGCCCATGATCATGAACATGCGAGACATTCCTGATTTGGACAGTCATTGCAATGTCTTTTTTGATGGGTCTAACAATGATCTAGGAGTAGGCCAATCATTTCCAGAAATCTCTGTTAGTGAGTTAGAGATGATGCAGTTTGCATCAATTGTCACATCTACTGCTACTTTGACCACTGAAATCAAACCAGTTAATGGAGGAAAGATTCGTACAGGGGATGACAGCAATGATGATGATGTCTTTTTGAGTCCTACTAGTCTTCCAACAAGTCCCATGAAACACAAAAAGAAACGCAGACCTGAG CCTATATATATTCCACCTTATGTGAATACTTCCAACTTCCATAGTCGTTTGCGGTCTCCTCGAAGACTTGACATGAAAAATTCagatcaaaaaaatttaagtcctCCGCCTTATACACCTCCTCCAATGTTGAGTCCAGTTCGTAGTGGATCTGGTTTGTTTTGGCATATACTTAGTGGTTCAGGAAGTTTGACTCCTAAGTCAGCTCCTATTACACCTAGTTTTGGATTGGCTCGGAAAG cTAGTATTGGTGAGACTTCACCTGAAGTAGAAGAAGAATTTACAGAAGTGCCTGAGTCAGATTCAGTCcc gCATGTAAATATTGGCTCCAATTACCAGGCTAAAATACCGCCATTTAAtc gtaaTTTTAAAGATGCTTTGTTGGTGAAACATAAAGCAGATAAAGTGTGGGATCCTTCTACCATGAATTCTATAACTGAAGAGGAAG ttgaaatgtATTTAGATTTGTCCTGCTGCGCTTTGGTATCAGGAGGAGGGCGTAATAAAGAATATGCACTTCATCTGCTGCATGTGTGCAAAGGAAATATAAAG GATGCAATCTTAAGCCTAATAGACTCAAAACCCAAACTTCCACCTCACCACCCATTGTTAACATTTCAGTATTCAG AAAATGATAAATGGAGTCCTGACGAGATAGAAGCTTATCATCAAGGTCTGTTGAAATGTGATAAAGACTTCTTCAGCATTGCCAAAGAA ATCCCTACTAAAACAGTAAAGCAGTGCATTCAGTTCTATTACTTGTGGAAGAAAGTGTGCCCAGATGAATACAAGCGTATCAGACTCATCAGGCGTAGGAAGGAGCAAGAGAGTCTTATTTATAATCTAAGATCCAAGGAGGAAGCTCAagagaaagaagagaaaaataacaaaagaagtgTTTCACCATCTACCACAACTGGTCGAAAGAATGAA AATGCATCTGAAAAGCAAGTAAATGGCTCAGTCACAACTTCTAAATCTGACAGGAAAACTTCAAATCATGGAAACTCTACTGTTTCCACTTCTACTTACAATGGCTCTGCTGTCAGCTCTACTTATGACTTCACTATAGACTCTCTTGAAGAGTTCCCCTGTAAAATATGTGGCAA